The Sphingobacterium bambusae genome includes a window with the following:
- the mobA gene encoding conjugal transfer protein MobA, which translates to MEINAKKMSTNKGRKLTDNPALHRYVFRLTDKENVKFLAMFEKSGAPNKANFIVSWLFSRELRMVKIDKGTVDFYMRLTSFYNQFRAIGVNYNQIVKILYTTFSEKKAAARLYKLEKQTAQLAALCQQIIALIDEFEKKYPLINRSDDR; encoded by the coding sequence ATGGAAATTAATGCAAAGAAAATGTCAACCAATAAGGGAAGGAAGCTGACGGATAATCCGGCCTTGCACCGTTATGTATTTCGGCTGACTGATAAGGAAAATGTGAAGTTCTTGGCCATGTTTGAGAAGTCGGGTGCGCCGAATAAAGCGAATTTTATTGTCTCTTGGCTGTTCTCCCGAGAGCTGCGGATGGTGAAGATCGATAAGGGAACGGTCGATTTTTATATGCGGCTGACGAGTTTTTACAATCAGTTTCGCGCGATTGGTGTGAACTATAACCAGATTGTAAAGATACTTTACACGACTTTCTCCGAGAAAAAAGCAGCAGCGCGCCTCTATAAACTCGAAAAGCAAACTGCGCAGCTGGCAGCTTTATGTCAGCAAATTATTGCGCTGATCGATGAGTTTGAAAAGAAGTATCCTTTAATCAACAGATCAGATGATCGCTAA
- the mobB gene encoding conjugal transfer protein MobB yields MIAKIARSDKLYAALRYNQQKVDQGKAEILLLNKIIETRDGKHTVPQLMRSFDPYLAANRKTKKYALHISLNPDPRFAVSDEQFCELAKQYMEGMGYGQQPYIVFKHRDIARTHIHIVSTCVDENGRKISDKFEKRRSMELCEVIKRRFGWDQQVADKAPRASLKVAKPVDYQTGNITSQISSVLGVLIPQYRFQTFKEFNTLLSLFNVTAELVDSHINGQVHARVQYVGLDEVGEKQGPPLKSSVFGDYASLDAIEKRIKESQISLSDYQAKDSLRRVLRGALHLKGNEASYRSALAQQGVDLVLRRNESGRIYGITFVDHRLKTVFNGSRLERDYSANIFNELWGNATGNEKLYSDRKKDADNKGNETLGKVSTRESADFNPKDPFRDSTADTAFGLFEALLSGSDYEDQQEQQFANNMKKRRKNKRRKL; encoded by the coding sequence ATGATCGCTAAAATAGCTCGAAGTGATAAGTTGTATGCTGCCCTGCGCTATAATCAGCAAAAAGTTGATCAGGGAAAAGCGGAGATATTACTGCTAAACAAGATCATCGAAACGCGGGATGGTAAACATACTGTCCCGCAACTGATGCGCTCTTTTGATCCTTATCTAGCCGCTAACCGGAAAACCAAGAAGTATGCGCTGCATATTTCGCTCAATCCTGATCCTCGATTTGCGGTCAGTGATGAGCAGTTTTGCGAGCTGGCCAAGCAGTATATGGAAGGAATGGGTTATGGGCAGCAGCCATACATTGTTTTTAAGCATCGTGATATAGCAAGGACACATATTCATATCGTATCAACCTGCGTAGATGAAAATGGACGGAAAATATCGGACAAGTTTGAAAAGCGCCGCTCGATGGAGCTGTGTGAAGTGATCAAACGACGATTTGGCTGGGATCAGCAGGTTGCGGATAAGGCTCCTCGTGCATCGCTGAAAGTTGCAAAGCCGGTGGATTACCAGACGGGGAATATCACAAGCCAAATTTCTTCGGTACTTGGAGTCTTGATACCGCAATATCGCTTTCAAACTTTCAAAGAATTTAATACGCTACTTTCTTTATTCAATGTGACCGCAGAGCTGGTGGATAGCCATATAAATGGACAGGTTCATGCTAGGGTTCAGTATGTGGGGCTGGATGAAGTGGGAGAGAAGCAGGGGCCTCCGCTGAAATCGTCCGTTTTCGGTGACTATGCGAGTTTAGATGCTATCGAGAAGAGGATCAAGGAAAGCCAAATCTCTCTAAGTGATTACCAAGCGAAAGATAGCTTGCGTAGAGTACTGCGTGGAGCTTTACACCTAAAAGGAAATGAAGCCTCCTATAGATCCGCATTAGCACAGCAGGGCGTCGATCTTGTCCTTCGAAGAAATGAGTCAGGAAGGATTTATGGGATTACCTTCGTAGACCACCGCTTAAAGACTGTTTTTAATGGCTCCCGGCTCGAACGGGACTACTCGGCCAATATTTTTAATGAACTCTGGGGGAATGCAACGGGAAACGAAAAACTGTATAGCGACCGAAAGAAGGATGCTGATAATAAAGGAAATGAAACCCTTGGTAAGGTAAGCACGAGGGAGTCAGCCGACTTTAACCCTAAGGATCCATTCCGTGATTCGACTGCTGACACTGCTTTTGGACTTTTTGAGGCGCTTTTGTCCGGTTCAGATTACGAGGATCAGCAGGAGCAGCAATTCGCAAACAACATGAAAAAACGTCGAAAGAACAAACGAAGGAAATTGTAA
- a CDS encoding ParA family protein, with amino-acid sequence METRKEPLKISISTQKGGVGKSTMTSLLASVLHYRMGYNVLVIDCDFPQHSLNNMRERDRVNIMQNPYHKKMAMKQFQAINKKAYPIIRSKAERALKDTAEQIAKSSPQPDIIFFDLPGTANTKGVLTTLKSMDYIFSPVTADRLVLESTLGFTKAFMGLPSSEQEGKEQQIWLFWNQVDGREKTGLYEAYQIVIERLDLSLMKSRIMDSKRFRKETEATGSYVFRSSLLPAEAHLLRATRLDLFIEEFLRITKL; translated from the coding sequence ATGGAAACAAGAAAAGAACCTTTAAAGATCAGCATCTCCACGCAAAAAGGAGGCGTTGGTAAATCCACGATGACAAGCCTGCTAGCGAGCGTACTGCATTACCGAATGGGATACAATGTTCTGGTCATCGATTGTGACTTTCCGCAGCACAGCCTAAACAACATGCGGGAGCGAGATCGCGTTAATATTATGCAAAATCCGTATCACAAAAAGATGGCGATGAAGCAGTTTCAGGCAATCAACAAAAAAGCCTATCCCATTATCCGCTCCAAGGCCGAGCGAGCGCTAAAAGACACCGCTGAGCAAATTGCTAAAAGCAGTCCGCAGCCCGATATCATCTTTTTTGATCTTCCAGGCACCGCCAATACCAAGGGCGTACTGACTACCTTAAAATCGATGGACTACATCTTCTCCCCGGTTACAGCGGATCGATTGGTACTGGAAAGCACGCTCGGGTTCACCAAAGCTTTTATGGGATTGCCCTCTAGCGAGCAAGAGGGTAAGGAGCAACAGATATGGCTATTTTGGAACCAAGTAGACGGCAGAGAGAAGACCGGCCTATACGAAGCTTACCAAATTGTCATCGAGCGGCTGGATCTTTCGCTCATGAAAAGCAGAATAATGGATAGCAAACGTTTTCGTAAGGAAACCGAAGCTACGGGCAGTTACGTCTTTCGATCGAGCCTGCTTCCTGCAGAGGCTCACCTGTTGCGCGCAACGCGGCTAGATTTGTTTATCGAAGAATTTCTAAGAATCACTAAACTATAA
- a CDS encoding DUF3408 domain-containing protein has translation MARENNSNKDKQNDVDEEYLMNIISGEQPPTTEPEMEKVPKTKAPKVKSEHQKSKPNYQETFLVNRFPSGRNGKVVYIRAEYHERLLRIVQLRSDDRTTLYSYIDNILQQHFIDYGEDITSYFNEHFKPIL, from the coding sequence ATGGCGAGAGAAAATAATAGCAATAAGGATAAGCAAAACGATGTAGATGAAGAATATCTCATGAACATTATCAGTGGAGAACAGCCTCCAACTACGGAGCCAGAAATGGAAAAGGTACCAAAGACAAAAGCTCCAAAAGTAAAATCGGAGCATCAAAAGTCAAAACCCAACTATCAGGAAACATTTTTGGTCAACCGGTTTCCATCCGGCCGTAACGGTAAAGTTGTCTATATCCGCGCAGAATACCACGAGCGATTATTGCGTATCGTGCAGTTAAGAAGCGACGATAGAACGACACTTTATTCCTATATCGACAATATATTGCAGCAGCACTTTATCGATTACGGCGAAGATATTACCAGTTACTTTAATGAACACTTTAAACCCATCTTGTAA